One Bacillota bacterium genomic window, ATGGATGCTCTGTCCGTCTTTCAGCCAGTGGCCCGGCACGAGGGGGGCGAGCCACAGTTCGTTGTCATGCTCCATCGCCAGCATGAAGCGTGTCTGCTGTAGAAAATAACCTGTCTCGTGCGTCTTGTTCCACGCGCCGGTGTTGTTGAAGTGTTCCCAGAGCCAGAGCGTTTCCTCGTTGAGCAGTGAAGCCAGCATGTTGAAGTAGGAGCGGATGAAAGGCTTGCGGTCGTTGCGCAGAGCGTAGATTTCCGGATTGCGCGTATAGTAGGGTTGCACTTTGGAGAAGCCGCCCAAATTGAACCAGTCCTTGTGGTTTTGTTCGGCAGGATAATCGAACCAGCCGCTCTGTAGGAAGGCGACGTCCTCGAGGTAGTCCATTATCCACCCTGTCTCGCGCGAGTCGGAAGGGATGACGGCTTGAGGAACCAGCTGGTGTGCGCCGAGCTCCACATCGTATGCCCAGCTGCGGTTGGCATCCTCGCCGGGGAACAGATGCGCGGTGGGAGCAGGGCAGTGTACCTGCGACGGCGAGCCGGGCACCCATGTGCCGTCTTGCAAGGGCACCACAGGCATCTGTGCCTGTGTTTGCCGGTATGCCCGCAGGATATCCCGGCGAAAACGCTGTGACTCCTGAGGCAGTTCCTCTGCGCCTGCAATGCCGGCATCGGCGAGGGCACGTGCAGCATGGTACAGTCCTGCGCAATAGTAGCCGTTGAGCGCAAAGTAGTAGGCGTAGGCATTCCAGTCTGCCATCACGCCCGGAGGCATCAGCCCATACTCCGGTACAGGTTCACCGTCGGGAGCGCGCTGCATCGTCTTTTCCCGCTGGCGAACAATCCACCGGCACACATTCTCCACCGCCGGCGCTACTTGGCGGAGCCACCCGCTATCCCGCGTGAGTGCAACGTATTCGCCCAGTGTCCACAGATGCCAGCCCGTGCCCATCAGCGTGTATCCTGTGGTGAGGTAACCCGCAGGGTGGTAACGATGCACGAAGAACTCTAGCGCACGGCGGGCAAACTCGCGATGCCCCAGTAACAGCATCCCACGAATGGGCGAGTGCGCCTCGCTCTCCAGGGGTCCGTATGCCATCGACGCAATCCACGCCGCAACACGTTTGCCGTTTTCCTCGTTGCGGGCGGCGAGCAAACAGTGTACCTGCGACGCCCGAATCACGTTCATCAGGTCGGCATCTGGGATTTCGATGCGCGTGGCTTCACTCATGACCGACTGCCAGTATCGCTCGGTTCTGGTAAGAGCGTCTTGCGGTGACAGTGTGGGGATTACTTCTTCTGCCGACATCTCCCACGCCGGAAGCACGAGCAGCAGGCTTCGTTTGTCGCCGGGGGGAACCGAGGTACTGAAGCGAATGCCGCCTTCCCCAGCTTCCCCAGCCCAGCCGTCGCCCGCAGGTTGCACTATCGCCGAAACCGTTTGTCCATGCCCTATCTGGAAGCCGCTGGCAAGAGGCTGGATTTGCGGTTCGGGTTTTACCAGCAATCCTAACTGTGCGGTATTGGGGTGTGAACCGGTGTTCTCTGCCTCGATGAGCACGAAGCAGGCGGCGCGTTCGTACAACCAGCCGTTCGAATCGGGGATGGGGTTCTCGTCCAGCGGCGCCACAAAAGCGGTCTGCCGATATACCATACCGCCGTCCCGCCACGTCATGACAGTCACAGGTAGCCAGCCATGATGCAGGTGTCGCTCCGTCCACTGCGCCTTTCCGCCCGCGTACAGAGGCTGTATTTGAAGCTCCTCT contains:
- a CDS encoding NPCBM/NEW2 domain-containing protein codes for the protein MLLSLIRFIGALLTMTNNPQPVVEYLADLQHRLVYVQQGWGELGINTCAHAPGQTPLPLRIRDKQYARGVGHHAPGEIVIDLNGEYEAFEAEVGVQWQNGNVGSVVFQVYVDGKKRFDSGVMRETDAPKPVRVSVKGANELRLVVTDAGDGITCDCANWAEARLTRARQPARAQRQTLRVDIAPFARVITSDPNRTEGCRAGRTEEYLAEDIFLEQPLLPSSNGTYAVPPGANGRGSIGLQWLERRRLEELRLRFASTPPPSETVQMQAWVGESHWQGRWVPVSASIEQAEQEWVIRPDWRGIAGVTYGVRKVRWVFDPVTGPLSIRSIHAFTSSRWDETELTLRLQSARQVSIRMYNGEIVLDENPTHETQWDGQTPLRLRVRCSRASLLKSDRTVLRIRLSDSAFGVAVDDVLTNGAVYVPHVGLLVSRDPDLTIEQYRRRIARRKTVLERVRRLPEQTFAQAMEKTHHKVQNNGPMMLSLACDNRKFIVERDGTLRKEELQIQPLYAGGKAQWTERHLHHGWLPVTVMTWRDGGMVYRQTAFVAPLDENPIPDSNGWLYERAACFVLIEAENTGSHPNTAQLGLLVKPEPQIQPLASGFQIGHGQTVSAIVQPAGDGWAGEAGEGGIRFSTSVPPGDKRSLLLVLPAWEMSAEEVIPTLSPQDALTRTERYWQSVMSEATRIEIPDADLMNVIRASQVHCLLAARNEENGKRVAAWIASMAYGPLESEAHSPIRGMLLLGHREFARRALEFFVHRYHPAGYLTTGYTLMGTGWHLWTLGEYVALTRDSGWLRQVAPAVENVCRWIVRQREKTMQRAPDGEPVPEYGLMPPGVMADWNAYAYYFALNGYYCAGLYHAARALADAGIAGAEELPQESQRFRRDILRAYRQTQAQMPVVPLQDGTWVPGSPSQVHCPAPTAHLFPGEDANRSWAYDVELGAHQLVPQAVIPSDSRETGWIMDYLEDVAFLQSGWFDYPAEQNHKDWFNLGGFSKVQPYYTRNPEIYALRNDRKPFIRSYFNMLASLLNEETLWLWEHFNNTGAWNKTHETGYFLQQTRFMLAMEHDNELWLAPLVPGHWLKDGQSIHVQNLLTRFGTVSYRLRSCLAQGVIEVEVTLADVSDGVTTCLRLPHPDGKLIRRVEVNGQPHNDFTGDCVRLQPGAGKTMVRVSF